One segment of candidate division KSB1 bacterium DNA contains the following:
- a CDS encoding ATP-binding protein, which produces MSYSIEQGLPTNLTKAIFQDELGFIWIATDAGLVRFDGRNFKTYTENLPDIFIKGFFVARDHRVFVITDLGICQLDSRGDTTLFKPFLAGSRVRTDSTLLYPKTMFQDKNGALWISEPDAVVRYQNGRMQRFAFDEIYRADSYSRSFLCVEDDLGRLLVASQRGYLFHFDPATETFHKIAERRPEPTFSIDAMIKRPGNRLWIGSNNGLFELTLTPDLKGLSWQPLAFISAGVSSLLEHTDGNLYLGTWREGLYRWRLADGESRPQPMTGLPLVVINHLFAGQEGRLWVSADDGMAVLHETFFAPFKLNAESPYIHAVTIDCDGNVLTTNGDAIFRIHPTARGFTTETVFQKQESWILALACEGRTIWAGYRDGFLTRHEHGRFEKITLPQTGNRIISFLRADAQQNLWICQDGTPGVLRLDPERRVKHYAAGEGLSIPLQVVEVSPHGEVYGAGAGAQSYLFQYDPAADRFVNCSVAAIGLEPGFAVHDLAIARDRTIFLGSNQGLWLYRNGRMQPAPGWQGWRDSMIKSLAVDDSGRVWAGTNHGLMLYVGGQVTHFDRSDGFPSLTMSFRAAVIDHAQRLWIGSSLGLSYWQDVGHRQMPTPAPIFLAVRLNGSNVLGKAPEEATFPYHSYLEAEFASLLYPAEKIHYQTRLRDRQDSWSPPSPEGRIILPKLGQGEHTLEVRALQSGYLWSAPRTFQFAIQPPRYLSWWAFLLYVLSILVLVVFLTNLRVAVRQRTLAEHALRESEERLRTVVSNTPIALLAVNQDGVVTLSEGRALTALGYRPGEMVGRRIFDLFPDMPALAEHFEQALAGRACSVVTETNGVFFEFRCAPLRQNNRETGGVIAVVVDITELKRVEADLQKAKEASETVSRELKRTNQQLQQSIEHARQMALAAEAANVAKSEFLANISHEIRTPMSSILGMTELVLDTDLSAQQRRYLQVVEKSAEELLAVINEVLDFSTIQAGRLVLQPAPFRLRPCLAAALQPYEQRALERGLQFTFRIAPGTPDDLIGDEARLQQVLTILADNAIKFTERGEVVVEVRRDGTTHAAEADDTPAGIRLHFTVTDTGIGIPSEKQAMIFAPFAQVDGSPARKYGGIGLGLSIAAQLVELMGGRIWVESTPGRGSTFHFTASFAVSEQETPRPLVFPTEPVASTAEEELSLEEPGWTLTPTAHSRRILLADADPLAQESTARLLRKLGHRVVVATSGTDALSVLTSEHFDLALLDINLPEMSARELVENLYRQQSESGATTPVIALSAHATPAERERCLQAGMAGYLGKPIQEAELRDALAALFSAPMEPAG; this is translated from the coding sequence GTGAGTTACAGCATCGAGCAGGGGTTGCCCACCAATCTTACCAAGGCCATCTTTCAGGATGAGCTGGGTTTCATCTGGATCGCCACCGATGCCGGCCTGGTGCGCTTCGATGGACGCAACTTCAAAACCTACACCGAAAACCTCCCCGACATTTTCATCAAGGGCTTCTTCGTCGCACGCGACCACCGCGTTTTCGTCATCACCGATTTGGGCATCTGCCAGCTCGACTCGCGCGGCGACACCACCCTGTTCAAGCCGTTCCTGGCCGGCAGCCGGGTGCGCACGGATTCCACCCTGCTTTATCCCAAAACCATGTTCCAGGACAAAAATGGTGCTTTGTGGATCAGTGAACCGGACGCAGTGGTGCGCTATCAAAATGGCAGGATGCAGCGCTTTGCCTTTGATGAAATCTACCGTGCCGACAGTTACTCGCGCTCGTTTCTTTGCGTCGAAGACGACCTGGGACGTCTGCTGGTCGCCTCACAGCGCGGATATTTATTCCATTTCGATCCCGCCACCGAGACCTTTCACAAAATCGCCGAGCGCCGGCCCGAGCCCACCTTTTCCATCGACGCCATGATCAAGCGGCCCGGCAATCGCCTGTGGATCGGCAGCAACAATGGCCTGTTCGAGCTCACCCTCACACCGGATCTGAAAGGACTCTCCTGGCAGCCGCTGGCGTTTATCAGCGCAGGTGTGTCATCTTTGCTGGAGCATACGGACGGCAATCTTTACCTCGGCACCTGGCGCGAAGGGCTCTATCGCTGGCGCCTGGCGGACGGCGAAAGCCGGCCACAACCGATGACCGGACTGCCGCTGGTCGTCATCAACCACCTCTTTGCCGGACAAGAAGGCCGGCTGTGGGTCAGCGCGGACGACGGCATGGCCGTGCTGCATGAGACCTTCTTCGCGCCCTTCAAGCTCAATGCGGAGAGTCCCTACATTCACGCGGTGACAATCGACTGCGATGGCAACGTGCTGACCACCAATGGCGATGCCATTTTCCGCATTCACCCCACTGCCCGCGGCTTCACCACTGAAACGGTTTTTCAAAAACAGGAGAGCTGGATTCTTGCCCTGGCCTGTGAGGGCCGGACCATTTGGGCGGGCTACCGGGACGGCTTCCTCACACGGCACGAGCATGGCCGGTTTGAAAAGATCACGCTGCCGCAAACTGGCAATCGCATCATCTCCTTTCTGAGGGCAGACGCGCAGCAAAATCTCTGGATTTGCCAGGATGGCACGCCGGGCGTGCTGCGGCTGGATCCGGAGCGCCGGGTGAAGCATTATGCCGCCGGCGAGGGGCTCAGCATCCCGCTGCAGGTGGTCGAGGTCAGCCCGCACGGGGAGGTGTACGGCGCCGGCGCCGGTGCGCAGAGCTACCTTTTCCAATACGACCCGGCCGCCGACCGTTTCGTCAATTGCAGTGTGGCAGCAATCGGTCTGGAACCCGGGTTTGCCGTGCATGATCTCGCCATTGCACGCGACCGCACCATTTTTCTGGGAAGCAACCAGGGCCTGTGGCTTTATCGCAATGGCAGGATGCAGCCCGCGCCGGGCTGGCAGGGCTGGCGCGACAGCATGATCAAATCGCTGGCGGTGGACGATTCCGGCAGAGTGTGGGCCGGCACCAATCACGGACTGATGCTCTACGTGGGCGGGCAGGTGACGCATTTCGACCGCAGCGACGGCTTCCCCAGCCTGACCATGAGCTTTCGCGCCGCGGTGATCGATCATGCACAGCGGCTGTGGATCGGCTCTTCCCTGGGGCTGAGCTACTGGCAGGATGTGGGGCACCGCCAAATGCCGACACCCGCACCGATCTTTCTGGCGGTGCGCCTCAACGGAAGCAATGTGCTGGGCAAAGCGCCTGAGGAGGCGACTTTCCCGTATCATTCCTACCTTGAGGCGGAATTCGCCTCCCTGCTTTATCCCGCGGAAAAAATCCATTATCAAACCCGCCTGCGTGACCGGCAGGACTCGTGGTCACCGCCCTCGCCGGAGGGCAGGATCATTCTGCCCAAACTGGGCCAGGGTGAACACACACTCGAGGTGCGGGCGCTGCAAAGCGGCTATTTGTGGAGCGCACCGCGGACTTTTCAGTTTGCGATTCAGCCGCCGCGCTATCTCTCCTGGTGGGCTTTCCTGCTCTACGTGCTCAGTATATTGGTGCTGGTGGTATTTCTCACCAATCTGCGCGTGGCGGTGCGGCAACGCACCCTGGCAGAACACGCCCTGCGGGAAAGCGAAGAACGCCTGCGCACGGTGGTTTCGAACACTCCGATTGCCCTGCTCGCCGTGAATCAAGACGGTGTCGTGACACTCTCCGAGGGGCGGGCCTTGACGGCGCTGGGTTATCGCCCGGGTGAAATGGTGGGCCGTCGCATATTCGATCTCTTCCCTGACATGCCCGCGCTGGCGGAGCACTTCGAACAGGCGCTCGCCGGCAGGGCTTGCTCCGTGGTGACGGAGACCAATGGCGTCTTCTTTGAATTTCGCTGTGCGCCGCTGCGCCAGAACAATCGCGAAACCGGCGGAGTGATCGCGGTGGTGGTGGACATCACCGAGTTGAAGCGTGTGGAGGCGGATCTGCAAAAGGCCAAGGAGGCCTCCGAGACGGTCTCCCGTGAACTCAAACGCACCAATCAACAGCTCCAGCAATCCATCGAGCACGCCCGGCAGATGGCGCTGGCCGCCGAGGCCGCCAATGTGGCGAAAAGTGAATTCCTCGCCAACATCAGCCATGAGATTCGCACGCCGATGAGCAGCATTTTGGGCATGACGGAACTGGTGTTGGACACCGATCTCTCCGCGCAACAGCGCAGATATCTCCAGGTGGTGGAAAAATCCGCGGAAGAACTGCTGGCGGTGATCAATGAGGTGCTCGACTTTTCCACCATTCAAGCGGGCCGGCTGGTGCTGCAGCCCGCCCCCTTCCGGCTGCGGCCCTGCCTGGCGGCCGCCCTGCAGCCTTATGAACAGCGTGCACTCGAGCGGGGCTTGCAATTCACCTTTCGCATCGCGCCCGGTACCCCGGATGATTTGATCGGCGATGAAGCCCGCTTGCAACAAGTCTTGACGATTTTGGCCGACAACGCCATCAAATTCACCGAACGCGGCGAAGTGGTGGTGGAGGTGCGCCGGGATGGCACCACGCATGCGGCTGAAGCAGACGACACCCCCGCCGGCATTCGCCTGCATTTCACCGTGACCGATACCGGCATCGGCATCCCCTCGGAAAAGCAGGCCATGATCTTCGCACCCTTTGCCCAAGTTGACGGCTCTCCGGCTCGCAAATATGGCGGCATCGGTCTGGGTTTGAGCATTGCCGCGCAACTGGTGGAATTGATGGGCGGCCGGATTTGGGTGGAAAGCACGCCCGGCAGAGGCAGTACCTTTCACTTCACCGCCAGCTTCGCGGTCTCGGAGCAGGAAACGCCACGGCCGCTCGTCTTTCCCACGGAGCCTGTTGCCAGCACGGCCGAAGAGGAATTGTCGCTGGAGGAGCCGGGCTGGACCCTCACCCCCACTGCACACTCCCGCCGTATTCTGCTGGCTGATGCTGACCCCCTTGCGCAAGAGTCCACCGCCCGCCTGCTGCGCAAACTTGGCCACCGTGTGGTGGTCGCCACCTCCGGTACCGATGCGCTCTCCGTGCTCACCAGCGAACATTTCGATCTTGCCCTGCTCGATATCAATCTCCCGGAAATGAGTGCCCGGGAACTGGTTGAAAATCTCTACCGCCAGCAGAGCGAAAGCGGTGCAACCACACCGGTCATTGCACTCAGTGCCCATGCCACCCCGGCTGAGCGCGAACGTTGTTTGCAGGCGGGCATGGCGGGCTATCTGGGCAAACCGATTCAGGAAGCCGAGCTGCGCGACGCGCTGGCAGCGCTGTTTTCAGCCCCGATGGAACCCGCCGGGTGA
- a CDS encoding DUF4115 domain-containing protein, with the protein MNADAEKNAEIERLRELLLSSDRARVRRLENEVGELRHQLADRESLIASLTPVIGDLLERKIARAGPEMAEIVAPLMGPAIKQQVAESKEEMVEALYPVIGQTVRRAVAEAMRKLVTQINQRLDKAFNLQATWARLKARVLGLPAPLAVIPQVFPFTIEQLFLIDQRSGLLLVHVPAASGGDSNGKLQMVSGMLTAIQDFSREAFGAGQEGDLHEVRYGEKTIFVAVNPPAFLAAVTTGTPPVQFPDKLRGLLRRIHNTWHRELREFAGDASVLQAARQPMHKFITAFSQPAQPEPARSAVGLRPWYRTATAKVALAAVAALMLFSALWRDGQPINPAAPPTGPIVTPTAARESVPLPPPLRLEARVHGRVWMKVITDGRDSTDFIFRRGETYVWHGEQHFRVQVGNAGQTELFLNGNPLGNLGGVQQAVTLQITHQGIIARE; encoded by the coding sequence ATGAATGCGGATGCAGAAAAAAACGCGGAGATCGAACGCCTGCGCGAGCTGTTGTTGAGCAGCGACCGTGCGCGCGTGCGTCGTCTGGAAAACGAGGTGGGCGAATTGCGCCACCAGCTCGCGGACCGCGAGTCCTTGATTGCCTCGCTCACCCCCGTCATTGGTGATTTGCTCGAGCGCAAGATTGCCCGCGCCGGGCCGGAGATGGCGGAAATCGTGGCACCCCTGATGGGCCCGGCGATCAAACAACAGGTGGCAGAATCCAAAGAGGAGATGGTCGAGGCGCTTTATCCAGTGATCGGCCAGACGGTGCGCCGCGCCGTGGCCGAGGCGATGCGCAAACTGGTGACGCAAATCAACCAGCGGCTGGACAAAGCCTTCAATCTGCAGGCCACCTGGGCGCGGCTGAAAGCGCGCGTGCTGGGCCTGCCCGCTCCGCTCGCCGTCATTCCACAAGTTTTCCCCTTTACCATCGAACAACTCTTTCTCATCGATCAACGCTCGGGCTTGTTGCTGGTGCATGTGCCCGCGGCAAGCGGGGGTGACAGCAACGGCAAGCTGCAGATGGTGAGCGGTATGCTTACGGCGATTCAAGATTTCTCCCGCGAAGCCTTCGGCGCCGGCCAGGAGGGTGACCTGCACGAAGTCCGCTATGGGGAGAAGACGATCTTTGTGGCCGTCAACCCCCCGGCCTTTCTGGCCGCCGTGACCACCGGAACGCCGCCGGTGCAATTTCCGGACAAGCTGCGTGGTCTGCTGCGCCGCATTCACAACACCTGGCACCGCGAGTTGCGCGAATTTGCCGGTGATGCCTCCGTGCTGCAGGCCGCGCGACAGCCCATGCACAAGTTCATCACCGCCTTTTCGCAGCCGGCGCAACCGGAGCCGGCACGGTCAGCAGTCGGTCTCCGGCCGTGGTACCGCACGGCAACTGCAAAAGTCGCTCTGGCCGCGGTTGCCGCACTGATGTTGTTTAGCGCGCTGTGGCGGGATGGGCAGCCCATCAACCCTGCCGCGCCACCGACCGGGCCAATCGTAACGCCGACGGCGGCGCGGGAGTCGGTGCCGTTGCCGCCGCCCTTGCGCCTGGAAGCGCGCGTGCATGGCCGGGTGTGGATGAAGGTGATTACCGATGGACGCGACTCGACAGACTTCATTTTCCGGCGCGGAGAAACCTATGTCTGGCATGGCGAGCAACATTTTCGTGTGCAGGTGGGCAATGCCGGCCAGACCGAGCTTTTCCTGAATGGCAACCCGCTCGGCAATTTGGGCGGCGTGCAGCAGGCGGTGACTTTGCAGATCACACACCAGGGCATCATCGCCAGGGAATGA
- a CDS encoding DJ-1/PfpI family protein: MANQPRNVAIFIFDEVEVLDFCGPFEVFSVTGKREGSNPFNVYTVAQEQRPILARNELSVNPRYTFADCPPPDILIIPGGFGTRREMNNSIVLDWVRRLSQNTERLLSVCTGALILAKAGLLEGLSATTHHGAILLLQETAPNTKIDATKRFIDNGKIIVSAGISAGIDMSLYVVAGLLGKEQAWETAKYMEYDWRPEAQ, translated from the coding sequence ATGGCCAACCAACCAAGAAATGTCGCCATCTTTATTTTCGATGAAGTCGAAGTACTCGATTTCTGTGGTCCATTCGAAGTTTTCTCTGTGACTGGAAAGCGCGAGGGATCGAATCCATTCAATGTCTACACCGTTGCACAGGAGCAACGCCCGATTTTGGCGCGCAACGAGCTCAGCGTCAATCCGCGTTACACCTTTGCGGATTGCCCGCCACCGGACATTCTCATCATTCCCGGCGGTTTCGGTACGCGCCGTGAAATGAACAACAGCATTGTGCTCGACTGGGTCAGGCGCCTTTCGCAAAATACTGAGCGTCTCCTTTCCGTTTGCACCGGTGCTTTGATCCTGGCCAAAGCCGGTTTGCTCGAAGGTTTGTCGGCAACGACGCATCACGGCGCGATTTTACTGCTGCAAGAAACTGCGCCCAACACCAAGATTGACGCCACAAAACGTTTTATCGACAACGGCAAAATTATCGTCTCCGCCGGCATTTCGGCGGGAATCGACATGTCGCTGTATGTTGTCGCCGGCCTGTTGGGCAAAGAGCAAGCGTGGGAGACGGCGAAATACATGGAATATGATTGGCGCCCGGAAGCGCAATAA
- a CDS encoding OmpA family protein — MMSRQILSGFLAVLVLSSLALSQDRAGSVAFGVRGGLTNYQGDDYDSAKQRPYGSVLAEYYLTNRFSQETALNIGELAGETGASDFKSVASSLSLIGRLALLGGGFRPYLAAGAELLGIDPDGGNNDQYDRTSFAFPLGGGVSLGLGESVTLDVRGLYHYALDDRYDGLATKSANDAFLTGTAGLTWLSGGNPDKDGDGLTRKEEKARGTNPNLADTDGDGLNDGEEVNVHKTDPLKADSDGDGLSDSDELRKYNTNANKADSDGDGLSDGDEVLKHRTQAGNADSDGDGLNDGAELNTHKTDALKADSDGDGLSDGREVTQTKSDPLKADSDGGGVNDGAEVTRGSDPLNAEDDVPKAAKVEETLQVEVGKAIVLEGVVFKSGSAEISPESEAILLKAFNTLNENPEIVVEIQGHTDNRGGRALNTRLSLARAEAVKAYLVRKGIAANRITTRGFGPDKPVASNDTPEGRQQNRRIEFLRVK; from the coding sequence ATGATGTCCAGGCAGATTCTATCGGGTTTCCTGGCGGTGTTGGTGTTGAGCTCGCTTGCGCTCAGCCAGGATCGTGCGGGATCGGTCGCCTTTGGCGTGCGTGGCGGCCTCACCAACTACCAGGGCGATGACTATGATTCCGCCAAACAGCGGCCTTATGGCAGCGTGCTGGCGGAGTACTATCTCACCAACCGCTTTTCACAGGAAACCGCTTTGAACATCGGTGAGCTGGCTGGCGAAACCGGCGCGAGCGATTTCAAGTCGGTTGCCAGCAGCTTGAGTCTGATCGGCCGTCTGGCCCTGTTGGGCGGCGGTTTTCGTCCCTATCTGGCGGCGGGTGCAGAATTGCTTGGCATTGACCCCGATGGCGGGAACAATGACCAGTACGATCGCACCTCGTTCGCCTTTCCACTCGGCGGTGGCGTAAGTCTGGGGCTCGGAGAGAGTGTGACTTTGGACGTGCGCGGCTTGTATCATTACGCGCTCGACGATCGTTATGATGGCCTCGCCACCAAAAGTGCAAACGACGCTTTCCTCACCGGCACGGCCGGCCTGACCTGGCTCAGCGGCGGCAACCCGGACAAGGATGGTGACGGCCTGACCAGGAAGGAGGAAAAAGCGCGCGGTACCAATCCCAATCTCGCCGACACGGATGGCGACGGCCTGAATGATGGCGAGGAGGTCAATGTTCACAAAACCGACCCACTCAAAGCCGATTCCGATGGCGATGGTCTGAGCGACAGCGATGAGCTGAGGAAGTACAACACCAACGCCAACAAAGCCGACAGCGACGGCGACGGCCTGAGCGATGGCGACGAGGTGCTGAAACATCGCACGCAGGCCGGCAACGCCGACAGCGACGGTGACGGCCTCAATGATGGCGCCGAGCTCAACACGCACAAGACCGATGCCTTGAAGGCCGACAGCGATGGTGACGGCTTGAGCGACGGCCGGGAGGTGACACAAACCAAGAGTGACCCGCTGAAGGCGGACAGCGACGGCGGCGGTGTGAATGATGGCGCGGAAGTCACGCGCGGCAGTGATCCGCTGAACGCCGAAGACGACGTGCCGAAAGCGGCCAAAGTTGAAGAGACACTGCAGGTGGAAGTTGGCAAGGCCATTGTGCTGGAGGGCGTGGTGTTCAAGAGCGGCAGCGCCGAGATTTCTCCGGAATCCGAGGCGATTCTGTTGAAAGCCTTCAACACGCTCAATGAGAACCCGGAGATCGTCGTGGAGATTCAGGGCCACACGGATAATCGTGGCGGCCGGGCGTTGAACACCAGACTGTCATTGGCGCGTGCCGAAGCCGTCAAGGCGTACCTGGTGAGAAAAGGCATTGCCGCCAACCGCATTACCACCAGGGGCTTTGGCCCGGACAAGCCGGTGGCTTCCAATGACACGCCGGAAGGCCGCCAGCAGAACCGCCGCATCGAGTTCTTGCGCGTGAAGTAA
- a CDS encoding GlsB/YeaQ/YmgE family stress response membrane protein yields MLSTILIGLVVGAVAKLIMPGKDPGGIIVTILLGIGGSLLATYLGQWLGIYTPEENARFVGSVVGAILILLAYRLFTKSRQS; encoded by the coding sequence ATGCTGTCCACCATCCTGATTGGCTTAGTGGTCGGTGCGGTTGCAAAGCTCATCATGCCGGGCAAAGACCCCGGCGGCATCATCGTGACGATCCTCTTGGGTATCGGTGGCTCGCTGCTCGCCACCTACCTCGGGCAGTGGCTTGGCATCTACACCCCGGAGGAGAATGCGCGTTTCGTGGGATCAGTGGTCGGGGCCATATTGATTCTGCTCGCGTATCGCCTTTTTACCAAGAGCCGTCAAAGTTGA
- a CDS encoding DUF6524 family protein → MDKTEFGWSGLLLRLALAFVLVYATYNPEGFSYFHWAIQPVTEVPVTTLSAINPLKVLAGLALFVLWVVYLQATNRALGLKGAVLAAALFGCLIWVLIYWEVFTPRGTRTISHLVLVVLSLVLAIGVSWSHLTRRLTGQVDIDEVGGK, encoded by the coding sequence ATGGACAAGACGGAATTCGGTTGGAGTGGCTTACTGTTGCGGCTCGCGCTCGCGTTTGTGCTGGTGTATGCCACCTACAATCCTGAAGGATTTTCCTACTTTCACTGGGCGATTCAACCGGTCACCGAAGTGCCGGTAACCACCTTGAGCGCCATCAATCCTCTCAAGGTGCTGGCAGGCCTTGCCCTGTTCGTCTTGTGGGTGGTCTACCTGCAGGCGACAAATCGCGCACTGGGCTTGAAAGGCGCGGTGCTTGCCGCCGCGTTGTTTGGCTGCCTGATTTGGGTTTTGATCTACTGGGAGGTTTTCACGCCGCGCGGCACCCGCACGATTTCCCACCTTGTGCTGGTGGTGCTGTCACTCGTCCTGGCAATTGGTGTCTCCTGGTCGCATCTCACCCGGCGCCTCACCGGCCAGGTTGATATTGATGAAGTCGGTGGCAAATAA
- a CDS encoding DUF937 domain-containing protein, with protein sequence MPSLVDEIVEALGPQVAQQMSSHLGIDRNTAARILPQVVPLVLGGLKRQMEQRGGAPRVDHILNKYGNPDVLQDIGGLFGRQVRNQNADPRLGGLLGESGVQAAGQIAQRFGLNMETAMKIIPMLAPLILGLLTQKRDATGLGSQGLAALLDQDGDGNILDDVASFFMRGLGGGQSGQSGGGLGDLLGAVLGGGRR encoded by the coding sequence ATGCCAAGTCTGGTGGACGAGATCGTTGAAGCGCTTGGTCCGCAAGTGGCACAGCAGATGTCTTCCCACCTCGGAATCGATCGCAACACCGCTGCCCGGATTCTGCCGCAGGTAGTGCCCTTGGTTTTGGGCGGTTTGAAGCGCCAGATGGAACAACGCGGCGGTGCACCGCGGGTGGATCATATTCTCAACAAGTATGGCAATCCGGATGTGCTCCAGGACATCGGAGGGTTGTTCGGGAGGCAGGTGCGCAATCAGAACGCCGACCCGCGGCTGGGCGGATTGCTCGGCGAATCCGGCGTGCAGGCAGCCGGCCAGATTGCACAGCGCTTTGGTTTGAACATGGAAACCGCCATGAAAATCATCCCCATGCTGGCACCGCTGATTTTGGGCCTGCTGACGCAAAAACGCGATGCCACCGGCCTCGGTTCGCAAGGGCTGGCAGCGCTGCTCGATCAAGACGGTGACGGCAACATTCTCGACGATGTCGCCAGTTTCTTTATGCGTGGTTTGGGCGGCGGGCAAAGCGGCCAGTCCGGCGGCGGGCTGGGTGACCTGCTGGGCGCGGTGTTGGGCGGCGGCCGGCGGTGA
- a CDS encoding class I SAM-dependent methyltransferase produces the protein MKPEETAARYDRIARFWQQQLWHSSYGLAALERAIPFTRSKTAALDVGCGSSGRFIEVLIRHGFTPTGVDIAPEMIALARQRHPQVHFVIADICQWQLPQQYDLIIAWDSIFHLPLAGHKPVLQKLCKGLNAGGVLLFTCGGSGPEEITGEFAGEIFAYSSLGVNSYVRLLDEFDCLCRHVEYDQYPQNHVFLIAQRAASS, from the coding sequence ATGAAACCGGAAGAAACCGCTGCGCGCTACGATCGCATTGCCCGGTTCTGGCAGCAGCAACTATGGCATTCCTCCTATGGTCTCGCCGCCCTCGAGCGCGCCATCCCATTCACCCGCAGCAAAACAGCCGCTCTGGACGTGGGCTGTGGCAGCAGCGGCCGTTTCATCGAGGTTTTGATCAGGCATGGTTTTACACCGACCGGAGTGGACATTGCACCGGAGATGATTGCCCTGGCCAGACAACGGCATCCGCAGGTGCACTTTGTCATTGCGGATATTTGCCAGTGGCAGTTGCCGCAACAGTATGACCTGATCATCGCCTGGGACAGCATTTTTCACCTGCCGTTGGCCGGGCACAAACCGGTTTTGCAGAAACTTTGTAAAGGGCTGAATGCCGGCGGTGTGTTGCTGTTTACATGCGGCGGCTCCGGTCCGGAAGAAATCACCGGGGAATTTGCAGGCGAAATCTTCGCGTACAGCAGCCTGGGGGTGAATTCCTATGTGCGGTTGCTCGACGAGTTCGATTGCCTTTGCCGTCATGTTGAGTATGATCAGTATCCGCAAAACCATGTGTTTCTCATCGCGCAGCGGGCGGCATCCTCATAA